AAAGTTGTGATTGTTTTATATTTTCTGTTGACGATACCGCACTTCGATATCCGAAATTATGACCCCAACAAATGAAAGACGCCCTATTTCTCGAAACTACGGCCAGTAAGACCAACCCGAAACGCTGCATTTTTCTTAAAGAAACGCGGCCATGAAAAATGCTCGGGTTCCCGCACCCGCCACCAGGCAGCGCAAATCCTCGGGATCGCCGAAATAATTGGGATCGAGCGAGGACAATACAAAGGATCGGCGGAAGCCAGGATCGCCTGCCCACTACTGCGCGGGCCGGCTCACATGCGCGGCCAGCGCAACGGCATGACATGCGGTAGGGAACCTCCTTCCGGGTATTCGGGCGTCAGGTTTCCGAAGCACCGGGGAAACGGTCCCGGTCAATAAGGGCTGACGGGCGGAGTCAACTCCTTATCCAGCTCTTCATCGATATTGAAGTGATACTCTTCATGCGCCTTGTCCTGCGGAATCTTGCCGTCGTGCACCAGATATTCGCGCTGCTGGAGATAGGCGTTCTTGAAGAACTCGTAACGGTCCAACGCCGCTTCGGTGGCAATCTTCTCGGAGGTGAGGTTGTCGGCACGAAAGTCGACCGCATTCGTCGCGAAGAGACCACCGGATATGGCGGTGGAAATACCGGTAGACAAGCCCAAACTCACGTAACTGATCGGATTCATCGCCGCATCGCCCATCAAGCCCCCCACGCCGCGCGGCGAACTGGGGCCGAAAAACGGCAGCACCAGATAAGGGCCGGTCGGAGTGCCCCAATAACCCAGCGTCTGATCGAAATCTTCGTTATGTTTTTGCAGGTGGATCATCGAGGCCACATCGATAAAACCCGCAAGGCCGGCCGTCGTATTCACCAGAAAGCGCGCGCCGTCCTGCCCGCCCTGAGCCATTTTCATCTGCAGCAAGTCGTTGATCGTGACGCCGATATCGCCGATATTGCTGAAAAAATTGGTAATCCCGCGATCGACGAAGTGGGGAGTGATCCATTGATAACCTTGCGCGACCGGTTTCATCACGTAGTCGTCGAGATTGTCGTTAAAGGATTGCATGTTGCGATTAAACCCTTCCCACGGATCGCGCTCATCCTTCAGTGCGCTCGCGCAACCGGCCGCTAACGATGCCAAGCCCAATATTGCCCCTTTCATGAGTATCTTAAACTTTTGCATTTGGCTCTCTCTATTTCGCTATGGTTTCAATACCGCTAAACTTTGCGTAACATATCACAAACGTAATCGCTCTTCGAGCGCACCACGGCCTCATTCTATCAACCCGCTTAATTCCCTTTTTAATGGATATATCCTCACTTCCTCTAGGCAAACGTTTTAGAGGTTATTTACCTGTCATTATAGACATCGAAACGGCCGGATTTAATCCGAAGAAGAACGCCTTGCTGGAAATTGCGGCAGTCATCGTAGAATTCAACGCGGAAGGTGATCTGGAGATCACCGAACGTTATTCCACCCATGTGATTCCGTTCAAAAATGCCGAACTCGACGAGTCCGCGCTCAAATTCAACGGCATCGATCCGTATCATCCGTTCCGGATGGCGATCGACGAGGACGAAGCGCTGCACATGATTTTCAGACCCATCCGGCAGGCGGTCAAACGCAATCTCTGCACCCGCGCCATCCTGGTCGGGCACAATCCGGCGTTCGATTTGAGCTTCCTGAATGCGGCGATTCAGCGCACGCAAAACAAACGCAGCCCGTTCCATCCGTTCAGCACCTTCGACACCGCCACGCTGGGCGGTCTCGCCTATCAGGAAACGGTACTGGCCAAAATCGCCAAAGCCGCCGGCCTCGAATGGGACAACGAGAAGGCCCATTCGGCGCTGTACGATGCGGAAATGACCGCCGCGCTATTCTGCAAGATCGTGAACCGGTGGAAGCAACTGGAAACGGCGGCAGGGAAACTTTAAGCGCGGTGCAGGCATGAGGTCAAAGCGTGTAGGGAGGATGCCGCCACGGACTGCATGGAGCGGTTGCCGGGGCAATCCGCCTTACGGGGTTCGGCCTTACGACATTAAAACCGGTAACTCAGGTTGGCATTCACGTTATGCGTGAGAACTGTGTCACCGCCGGTTTCCTGAATGGTTTGCCCCACATACCCCATGTCCACGCCGAGCTGCCGGTTGAGTTGGAAACTGAATCCCGCCATCGCGCGGTTTTCGCTGAAACCCGTCGCCCCGAAACTATTGGCGTTCAGATGGCAGAGCACCTCGTCGCCCAAGTACAGCGACAGTTTCGGATCGATGAATGCCAGGGGAAGCCGGAGCGTGGCCATTTGTCGCAGACGGATACCCACGTTGCCCGTAGACTGGTTGACCCGCTCTTCCAGACGGGTGCGGAGCTTGGCCTTGAAGCGCGCGACCGGAAAGTCGAACAGCAGGTCCTGGTAGGGCCGGCTTTCGTGGTAGTCGGTCTTGCCGAGAGAATGATGCCAATCATGGACATAGCCCAGCCAGACGCTGGCGTAGGAATTGACGGAAAAGCCCATCTGCGCATAGAACTGGTCTTCGTTGAGGCGCCAGGCAGAGGGACTGTCGTCCCGCAGGCGCGTCTGATCGATAAGGGTCCAGCGGAATCCCCGAAGCCCGGGAGAGAAATCGCCGAGCTTTCCGGAAAGAGTGAGCGAACTCCAACTGCCCGCCATGTTTTCCACGGAATCGGCTTGTGCCGTTGCCCCCCACAGGCTGCCCGCCAGCAGGACGAACCCAGCCGATCTGGCGGGCAATTTGTGGAAATGAAGATTGTTTAGCGCTTTGCTAACGATTCCGGACATCGTTGGCATCCGTATTGTTTTGCAAAATTCATAAAAGGGAACGGAGCGAAGCCAGCCGTTCCCTGGATAAATCAAGGCAACACTTTGAGTTGTTTGACCTCCAATTCTTCCGCCTCGCCGAAGTCTTTGTCGAACTCGCCGCTGATTTCCACTCGGGTCTTGGCGTCAAGGGTTTGGCCGGCCGGCAGCAGTTGCGGTTCGATTTCCACGCGCAATTTACCGCTGTCATCGGCAAAGGTGTAATGTTTGCCGCCGTCGTGCGACACTAGCCGGCCGCGTAAGGTCGCGTATTGGTCGTCCGTGCCGGTATCCAGCAATTGCTTGACGGTCATGGCCGGCACATTGCTTGGGCCGGCGTATTCCGCCAGCGCGGCATTGGCAACGAAAGCGAGAATAATCAAGGTCGTTAAGGTCGATAAGCGTTTCATGGCTGCTTCTCCAAATAATCGATAAATGAAAGGCACGTCCCGTACAAACGTGGGTATGCACCGGGATCGTGGCAACCATTTGACCATGCGGCGATGAAGCGAATATGAAGCTAAACGGCGTTTTTTTCCTGCCCGGCGATGGGAAAGTCCAGCACTGCGCTCAAGCCGCGTTGATCGAGGCCGGTCTCGAAATGCAGCGTGGCGCCGTGCAGCGCGGCAATGCGCTCGACGATGGACAGCCCTAGGCCGCTACCGCTCCGGTCGCTGCCGAGCACCCGAAAAAAACGCCCGGCCAGCCGACTGCGCTGGGATGCTTCGACTCCCGGACCGTCGTCGCGCACCGCCAGACGTATCCCGCCGGCAATATACTGCGCTTCGATGCGCACCCGGCACCCCGGCGGGCAGTAACGCAGCGCGTTGTCGAGCAAATTGCGCAGCGCGATACGCAACAGATCCGTGTTGCCGACTAATGCCGCCACGCGGCACTCCACGGCCAACCCGATCTGTCCGGTTTCGGCTTGGGGCAAATGATAGCAGCGCAGTTCGTCGAGCAAATCCGGCAACGCCACAGGTTCGCGCGGCAATGCCGACGCCTGGGCGGCATCGAAACGGGCCAGCGCCAGCAGATTTTCGATCAGCGCGGTGCAGCGGTCGGTGTCCTGGTAGAGCTGGCGTAACGACGGCCGATGCTCGGGATGCTGCCGTTCCAGCAACTGGATCTTCATCCGCAGCGCGGACAGCGGCGTGCGCAATTCGTGGGCGGCGTCCGCGGTGAAGCGGCGTTCGGCTTGCAGCGCATGGTCCAAACGGCCCAACACGGTATTGAGCGCATTGACGATCGGTTGCAATTCCACCGGTTGTTCGACAACCGCCACCGGCGTCAAGTCTTCCGGCGTCTTGCCGGCGATGGTCAACGCCGTTTGTTCGATCGGTCCGATCAACCGGCTGATCGCCAGCCAGATAACCGCGCCGAGTAATGCCAGTAACGTCATGGCCGGCCAGATCAGATCGTCCGCCAATTCTTCGAGAATTTCGGTGCGTGCTTCCAGCGGCTGGCCGACCTGGACTTCGAGGCCGCCCTCTTCGTCGCGCAAGACGAATACCCGCCACGGCGCCATGCCGACCCATGCGGTTCGAAACCCTTTGTGCCGATCGAAATCGGTCACGAACGGTTCATCGGGGGTCGGCCCGGTGCGGCGCAATACGCGGTTGTTGGCGACGAGTTGGTAATAAATGCCGGCATGGCGGCGGTCGCGGTCTATCGGGTCGGTATTCGCCACGGCCGGCCCGGACAAATCGGCTCCGGCCGCGCGAATCAATTGCGCGGCGTCTTCCAGACCGTCGTCGAACACATCGTTGGTTTCGTCCCAGGCAATATTGACCATGATCGCCAAACTGATCGACCATAACAGCGCGCTGGCCCCCAGCACCGAAACCAACAATCGCCTACGCAGCGAATAAACGCCGCCGGTCTTGCCGCGCAGCCATTGCGAAAGCCAACCGGTCACGGCGCTTCCAGCACATAACCCAGGCCGCGCAGGGTGCGGATCAGGCGGCGCCCCAGCTTTTTGCGCAGGTGGTAAATGTGTACCTCGACCGTATTGCTTTCCACTTCCTCGCCCCAGCCGTACAGGGCGTCTTCGAGCCGATCGCGACTGACCGGCCGGCCGCCGTGCAGCATTAAGGCATGGAGGATGGCGAATTCTCGTGCCGTCAACACGACGGCCGCCCCGTTTTGGGTAATCTGTTTGCCTGCCGGGTCAAGCACGATGCCGCCGTGACGCAGCACGCCGGCGGCCTGCCCGGAGCCGCGCCGGATAGCGGCGCGGAGGCGCGCCGATAATTCTTCCAAGTCGAAAGGTTTCACCAGATAATCGTCGGCGCCGAGATCAAGGCCCGCAATGCGGTCCGACAAGGCGTCGCGGGCGGTAATCAGCAATACCGGCATGTCGTTGCCATGAGCCCGCAGGCCGGAGAGCAAACGGTCTCCGCTCAATCCCGGCAAACCACGGTCGAGTAGTAGACATTGGTAAGATTGGGTACGCAACGCCAATTCGGCATGGTCGCCGCGTTTAACCCAATCGACCGCATAGCCGTCGAGTTGCAGCCAGGATTGCAGGGTGGCGCCTAACGACGGATCGTCTTCGGCGAGCAGGATACGCATAATCTATCGAAGGCGGGCTATACCGGTTTTGAAAGACTTGTTCAAGGATTGATCATTGCCCCGTAAGGCGGAACCGGTTTACCTGGTCTGCCATTGGGAACGGGCCATGATGCCGACCGGTTTCTGTGAGCTTGGAGCGATAAATCAAGCTTTGTGTTTTTATCGTCTTTGGATTGGCGGATCGCCTTCGGCATCCACGGCTTCAAGCGCGAAGAATTTATGCAATGGATCACCGGCATGCATATTTAAATTATCCACCATCCAGATAATCCGTTCGGCCCGAGGATAAAGCTCAGTTGAGTACCGCCTCCAACCTTTCATGTAAACGCTACCTAACGCGTTCAACGGTATGCGTTGAAATGCCCAAAGCCTCACGGATTTCACTATCGGTCCTTTTTTCACCGGCATCGCAGACACCGGCCTTGAGCAAATTGGGGCATATAATCTTTTATACGCCGCTATTTTTCCCTTATAAACCCTATCTTCTAAATCGGTACGCTCTTCCTGCGTGAGTCGCATTCTGTATTGAGTAGCCAAACCAACACCGTTCATGTAAATTCCTCTATATAGGCTACTTAGCCGCCATATCAAGATTGACTGACTGTTACGACTTAATTTTTCAATAACTTGTTAGAATGTCGGAGACTGGCAGCAGCGTAACCCGCAGCCCGTTTAATGTATGCCGGCTATAGCGTTCAACGCTATCCCCAATTGCTTTAACCGATCGCTGGTTTCGGTGTCGAACTTGAAAGTTTGCAGTGTCGGCGGCAATTCTCTCAGCAATTCAGGATTGCCCTCCAGCCATTCGTTTTGCACGGTTCCCGCCCAAGTTCGGCTTGGGTCTAAAAAGGTATCGCGCAACTGATCCAGTTCTTGCTGGCAAAACGCAGAAAAGCCGGAAGCCTCGAAAATGCCGTAAATCAAGTAATGCTCCAATACCCTTAAATCCGCTTCCACTTCGGCGATCATCGCGTCCTTGCCGTCGCCGTTTTCCGGCGAGGGTAGGTTCTCGGCCAGCGTTTTGGCGGCATGAACCGCGATGGTGGCAAAGGCATTGGCGCCAATCAGAGCCTCAAGCGCCGGCCCGACGGTCGGCCCCAACACTTCCCGGCGCTCTTGCTCATCGGTCAGCAACTTGATGCCGTGATTGACGTAGGGTTTCAACCGTCCCAGAGCCGGTTCGCCGCCGGAATAGTAATTGTCAATAATTTCAATATCCGCGCCGATATTTTCCCGCGCTTTCTTGCGGGTATCGCTGCCTACCGGCCCGCGTATCAGCAATTCGACCACCGGCCGGGCAAAACGTAAAAATAACGTGTTCAGGCTATGTTCCAGCAGCAAGACGTACTGTTCGTCATTCTCGATCAAGCGCTTTTTAACGGCTTTGCTGCCCCATAATTGTTTTTCCAGTTCGCCGATTACATCCAGGGCTTCCTGCTGTAATTCCAACGCCAGATTTTTCGCCAGCTCCGCAATCATCTGGCGGACATCGCTATGCAATGCTTCCCGCCAATGAATATTGGCTTTGCCCGCATCAAAGACAGGATTGCTGACGCTATCGAAAATCTGCTGCCGTTTTTCCAATTGCCTGGAGGGCAAGCCGTTCATTTTTTCCCTGACCAAGTTTTCATACCGCTCCCGAAACAATTGCCGGTTTTTCACGGAAAGTTCGTTGCCGTCCCGAAAGCGATTGTTGACGTCGGCGCGGATTTTTTGCCAGCGGTTATGCCACCATTGGCTGAACGCTTCGCGGTTATTGTTTTCCTGGGCGCGTTGGGCTTGCGCCGGGTCTTCCGGGTAAACGGCGGCGACCGTTTGATAAATTTCGCGGGCGGATAGAACAATGTCGTTAATCATGCCGTCGCAACGTTTTTTCAGCAACGCGGTGCGTTCGTTGTCCAGGTAATGCTGGATGCGCTGTTGCAATTCGTCAATGCCGGTAGCCTTTTTCACTTTGTCGGGCTGGCCGATGCCGGTCAACGACTGCATTTTTTGCAGCGTTTGCTCAAAACTGCCTACTTGCGGAATGTCAAAGCCGTGCAAAACCAAATGCGCCCCGGCGGAACCGCGCACGATGCGCTGTTCCGGTATTTGCTGCGCCGCCCATTTTTGCAGCAATTGCCGCCAGTTGTCGTCCAGCACCTGTTGCGAAGGTTGCAGGTCGATTTGTCCCCAAAACACAAACAATTTATCGGCCAGTTTCAAATACGGATCGCCTTCCGCGCCGAATTTAATCAAATCCTGCTCGTGCGCTTTCAGGTCAATATCGCGGCGCTGCACCAGAATAATCGCATCGCAATCGGCCAGCATATCCCTCGACTCCTCGATATGCTTGGCCAAACCGGAATCCAGTCCCGGCACGTCGTAGAATACCACGCCGTCCACCGCCGCCAGCCTGGACGTATAGAGCCGGGCTTCGTGCATGGCATGGGCGTAGCGTTCGTCGGCAACATAACGCGTCAGTGACTCCTTCACTTCTTCCAGACGACTGAAACCGTAGGTTTTTCTGCCCTCTTGAATGATTTCATGCAAGGTTCCGCGATGTTGTTCGATCACCATTAAATCATTATCGGCTTTTTGCGCCGCGCTTTTATCCGGGCTCTCGGCTTGCTCGCGTAAATCCTTCTGGTAAGCCGAAAATTCTTGCTCGGTTTTCGGCAAGGTTTCCAGGCGCTGTTCGCTATCGTGCGGGACGGAATAAATCTGCGTCGTAGTAAACGTGCAACGGGCGGTTTTTGCGGGCAGCAGATCACAGCCCAACCAAGCATTAACAAAAGTGCTTTTGCCGGCTTTTTCCAAACCGACCACGGCGATGCGGAACTCGCCGTTTTGCAGGCGCCGCATTAGTTTTTCCGCCGGCTCACCAGCCTTGCGCAGCTTGTCTTTTTGTTCAGGGGTGATCCGTAATTCGGCAACGGATGCCAATTCAAGCAGATCCAAGGCATGGCGACGCACGTCCAGAGCGGTTTTAAGCTGGTGGGCGTAATGGGTTGAGGCGGTTTTCCAGTCCATAATCATGCTTTGTCGTGAAGTTATAGGGGAAAAAAGGGCTGAGTCGAGTCTGACGCTCTGAATCTAGCGAGTTTCAAGATTTCAGCGGAAGGATCAGGCTTAATTTTCCCAATAATGCCCAGTTTGCTGCGGTCGTTTTTAATTGATGGCTCAGCTAATAATTTTACCCGCAAGAAAAACCGGCTTTCGCTGGTGGTATCAAGCTCTTCATCGGTGCAAATTACCCGCTCGTCAATTGTATTGACGTCTGGATCTCTCTCAGGATAGCAATAAGCGCGAACGGCATTTTTGATTAACTGTTCGATTTGGTTTTTAGTAACAATTTGATTGGTTTGACTGGCGGAAAAACCTGCCAATTGATTGGCGGGGAGGATCAACAATAAGTGGTGCGGCTGATAATCAGGGGATTGTGGTTGTATATTTCTACCTTTTCCAGAGCTTGTATGACCAAGTCTTGCCGATTTTGTATTATTAGCCCAATAATACATTGCTATTCCTAAAACCAGCAAACTACCGCCCGCAATAAACAGTTTTACACCTATGCTCATCGCAACATTCTCTGAAACCATCTCTTCTTCCTCTTTTTCTAATTGCTCAGTGACATCTTTTTGTAGGTCATTAATCTTGCATTGGATTGCAGATATTAGTTCACCCTTTTTGTTAAAAGCATTAGTTACATAGGCGGGTTCTTGTAAATGCTGAGAAAAATCCTTCAGTAACTCATCCAATTTAGAGAATTTTTCTTTATTCCATTTTTCTTGAATACCTTCCTCTAATCTACCTAAAACACGAAGCACTCTATTAGTATTATAGGAGTCATCGTTCATTATAAATACTCCTCATTCAGCTGCTTAAGTTGATCTACTACCTGTTGCGATTGTTCATACAAAGGCAGCCAGCATTGCTGCGCTTTTTGGTAATCATTGCGATGTTGCTGATGAGCCTGTATCAGCTTGGCGTCAAAATCGCGTTGCACAAATTCCTGTTTTAAATCTATTTTGTCATTTAATTGGTCAATGTAGTCTATTATCATCCTTGAAAATACCTCAGCACGCATACCAACCTGATTGACTATGTCATGGTGAAAGCTAACATGTAATGCTTCCGGATCGGGCAGGGTCTTATAATAAATCCTTTTAGTAGAGAGCCACAGCGTCCACCAAATACGTTCATCCCTCCAGTCAGATTTTAGTTCGGATTGTAGACGAACCGGACCGATTTCAGGCGGGCTTAAACCATCCAACACTGACTCGCCCATGTTCAGGTTCCATTCCCGCGCGATGCCATCAATGCCAGCCTGCAAATACCGCAAATACGTTTTCATCAATAAATCCATCGCATCATGAATGCGTTTACTTTCTTGCTGACTTTGCAATTCTAAGCACTCAGTGACAATATTGTTCAGCCCATCAAGAAACATATCTAAGCTTTCTTGGATGTCATCCTTCCGTGAATTGTCAGATATTTGAGAAAAATCCTTTAAATCTCTTGCGTAGCGTTTGCAAATGAAAGCCAAGTGGTCTTGAAGTGATTTAGGCAAGTTTTCTACCGACGTGCCGGCAAAACTGGGAGATCCATTGACTAATGATTGTTTCATGGCGTCCAGCACCTCTGTTGCCGACTTTCTTAATTGGAATTCCCAGTCACTCAATGGGCGTAATTTGTTTTCATCTAACCGGCTCTGGAAAATTTCGGTATCAAGCAAACCTTCAATAAAGATATCCAATACGGAATCCATTGAGAGGGCATCTAATTCTTTTTTATAGCTTATAATTTTTTCTACCAACTCTTTTAGCTCTCCGTCTGAAGCTAACAGATAATTTAGCTCTCCGTCTGAAGCTAACAGATAACTTGTCACAACTGAATTTGCATCCGACTTTTGTAGCTCTCCGCCTGACTTTATGAACTCTAACAGAGACTCTCTCTTCGACTCTGGCCGTTTCTCAAATTCGTCATTTAATTCTTTTAGGTTACCTTGAATTTTCTGTCTTTTTTTTAGAGTTTCATTTAACCGACCAATAGGTCTAAGTAATTGCTGCTTTGCCTCCGCAATAAACTCTTTCAACTTAGCTTCTTGTTCAGCCAGTTTTTTTTGAGCTTTTTCGAAGTTTTCATCCGAACTGTTTAACTGCGCTTCGCATGTTCTGTCCAGACGGCCGATGTCTTCCTGGACTTGGTTCACGAAACGCTTGACTATGCTGGGGATGACCAAGGCGGGAAAATGCCGCTGAATGTGGCTGCCCAAGCAACTATAAAACTCCGCTCCATAGCTGCTTTTCCAAGCGGTATCACTAATCCGCTTAAAATCCTGGTCGCTCCATTTATTGATGTCGCGCGGTAAATCGCCAAGCACGTCATTAATCAGTGGCTTGAAGTGGTTCTCCAATTCTCCTGCATCGGCTACACGATCGCTGCCCGCTCTTATGAGTAGGGCATACAGCGCCGGCAAGGAACTTAACGGGCAATAGGTTATATCTTTCAGCTTATCGCGGTGTTCGGGCAATCCGTCGTGCAAAATGTTATGAATCTCTTTCCGCACTTTGTCGATGTGTTCTTCTTGGCGACGTTGCCAGCCGTCATCTTTACGGAACACATCAATACGATTGAGCACGAATAGCATCCGTGCCGGCGATCCGCCCATGTTTTTGACTTGTTTCAGGACTTGCTGAACCAATTCCCGTCGCCGATTCTCGTCGGTTTCCTCCATGTTGTAGGCGACCAGACATAACG
The genomic region above belongs to Methylomicrobium agile and contains:
- a CDS encoding response regulator → MRILLAEDDPSLGATLQSWLQLDGYAVDWVKRGDHAELALRTQSYQCLLLDRGLPGLSGDRLLSGLRAHGNDMPVLLITARDALSDRIAGLDLGADDYLVKPFDLEELSARLRAAIRRGSGQAAGVLRHGGIVLDPAGKQITQNGAAVVLTAREFAILHALMLHGGRPVSRDRLEDALYGWGEEVESNTVEVHIYHLRKKLGRRLIRTLRGLGYVLEAP
- a CDS encoding YgiW/YdeI family stress tolerance OB fold protein; translation: MKRLSTLTTLIILAFVANAALAEYAGPSNVPAMTVKQLLDTGTDDQYATLRGRLVSHDGGKHYTFADDSGKLRVEIEPQLLPAGQTLDAKTRVEISGEFDKDFGEAEELEVKQLKVLP
- a CDS encoding TerD family protein; this translates as MSIILVKGGNVSLSKERSADNIVAGLGWITLHENCAFDLHASVFLLTETGKVRNNNDLIFYNNGKSTDESIKYLGNSPTANGDNASFHIILSQIPGGVSKLVIVAHIHDAQTRRQNFGMVHSAFIRLVNPGNQQEIVRFDLNDYTGSETAMLFGEIYRHRSEWKFRAIGQGFTDGFPSIVKNYGMTDFNFTLPPQPEDPTMTTDNIFSQLGQQAKQIKQNLEAIYHNRAASHLRPYNPTMTTDNIFDQLSQQAQQIEQNWNALYRDLVAAQSDNPHLSKDFKQFSELNDSFRKALQHLYNDLNAPTLILATTGTTSSGKSTLVNLLCGADLMPRMAQEMSAGVVYIKHSPEGRRHLKVHKTNRAKWKCGEWSDLSDKEIREKLTNIMDSFNQNRGENQPETPNIELTYPLACFSNPDELLNLSGLPQSTQFQLMDLPGLRNQGDITNAEVIQKCKDALCLVAYNMEETDENRRRELVQQVLKQVKNMGGSPARMLFVLNRIDVFRKDDGWQRRQEEHIDKVRKEIHNILHDGLPEHRDKLKDITYCPLSSLPALYALLIRAGSDRVADAGELENHFKPLINDVLGDLPRDINKWSDQDFKRISDTAWKSSYGAEFYSCLGSHIQRHFPALVIPSIVKRFVNQVQEDIGRLDRTCEAQLNSSDENFEKAQKKLAEQEAKLKEFIAEAKQQLLRPIGRLNETLKKRQKIQGNLKELNDEFEKRPESKRESLLEFIKSGGELQKSDANSVVTSYLLASDGELNYLLASDGELKELVEKIISYKKELDALSMDSVLDIFIEGLLDTEIFQSRLDENKLRPLSDWEFQLRKSATEVLDAMKQSLVNGSPSFAGTSVENLPKSLQDHLAFICKRYARDLKDFSQISDNSRKDDIQESLDMFLDGLNNIVTECLELQSQQESKRIHDAMDLLMKTYLRYLQAGIDGIAREWNLNMGESVLDGLSPPEIGPVRLQSELKSDWRDERIWWTLWLSTKRIYYKTLPDPEALHVSFHHDIVNQVGMRAEVFSRMIIDYIDQLNDKIDLKQEFVQRDFDAKLIQAHQQHRNDYQKAQQCWLPLYEQSQQVVDQLKQLNEEYL
- a CDS encoding sensor histidine kinase encodes the protein MTGWLSQWLRGKTGGVYSLRRRLLVSVLGASALLWSISLAIMVNIAWDETNDVFDDGLEDAAQLIRAAGADLSGPAVANTDPIDRDRRHAGIYYQLVANNRVLRRTGPTPDEPFVTDFDRHKGFRTAWVGMAPWRVFVLRDEEGGLEVQVGQPLEARTEILEELADDLIWPAMTLLALLGAVIWLAISRLIGPIEQTALTIAGKTPEDLTPVAVVEQPVELQPIVNALNTVLGRLDHALQAERRFTADAAHELRTPLSALRMKIQLLERQHPEHRPSLRQLYQDTDRCTALIENLLALARFDAAQASALPREPVALPDLLDELRCYHLPQAETGQIGLAVECRVAALVGNTDLLRIALRNLLDNALRYCPPGCRVRIEAQYIAGGIRLAVRDDGPGVEASQRSRLAGRFFRVLGSDRSGSGLGLSIVERIAALHGATLHFETGLDQRGLSAVLDFPIAGQEKNAV
- a CDS encoding DUF2490 domain-containing protein; its protein translation is MSGIVSKALNNLHFHKLPARSAGFVLLAGSLWGATAQADSVENMAGSWSSLTLSGKLGDFSPGLRGFRWTLIDQTRLRDDSPSAWRLNEDQFYAQMGFSVNSYASVWLGYVHDWHHSLGKTDYHESRPYQDLLFDFPVARFKAKLRTRLEERVNQSTGNVGIRLRQMATLRLPLAFIDPKLSLYLGDEVLCHLNANSFGATGFSENRAMAGFSFQLNRQLGVDMGYVGQTIQETGGDTVLTHNVNANLSYRF
- a CDS encoding MlaA family lipoprotein, translating into MQKFKILMKGAILGLASLAAGCASALKDERDPWEGFNRNMQSFNDNLDDYVMKPVAQGYQWITPHFVDRGITNFFSNIGDIGVTINDLLQMKMAQGGQDGARFLVNTTAGLAGFIDVASMIHLQKHNEDFDQTLGYWGTPTGPYLVLPFFGPSSPRGVGGLMGDAAMNPISYVSLGLSTGISTAISGGLFATNAVDFRADNLTSEKIATEAALDRYEFFKNAYLQQREYLVHDGKIPQDKAHEEYHFNIDEELDKELTPPVSPY
- a CDS encoding dynamin family protein, whose product is MDWKTASTHYAHQLKTALDVRRHALDLLELASVAELRITPEQKDKLRKAGEPAEKLMRRLQNGEFRIAVVGLEKAGKSTFVNAWLGCDLLPAKTARCTFTTTQIYSVPHDSEQRLETLPKTEQEFSAYQKDLREQAESPDKSAAQKADNDLMVIEQHRGTLHEIIQEGRKTYGFSRLEEVKESLTRYVADERYAHAMHEARLYTSRLAAVDGVVFYDVPGLDSGLAKHIEESRDMLADCDAIILVQRRDIDLKAHEQDLIKFGAEGDPYLKLADKLFVFWGQIDLQPSQQVLDDNWRQLLQKWAAQQIPEQRIVRGSAGAHLVLHGFDIPQVGSFEQTLQKMQSLTGIGQPDKVKKATGIDELQQRIQHYLDNERTALLKKRCDGMINDIVLSAREIYQTVAAVYPEDPAQAQRAQENNNREAFSQWWHNRWQKIRADVNNRFRDGNELSVKNRQLFRERYENLVREKMNGLPSRQLEKRQQIFDSVSNPVFDAGKANIHWREALHSDVRQMIAELAKNLALELQQEALDVIGELEKQLWGSKAVKKRLIENDEQYVLLLEHSLNTLFLRFARPVVELLIRGPVGSDTRKKARENIGADIEIIDNYYSGGEPALGRLKPYVNHGIKLLTDEQERREVLGPTVGPALEALIGANAFATIAVHAAKTLAENLPSPENGDGKDAMIAEVEADLRVLEHYLIYGIFEASGFSAFCQQELDQLRDTFLDPSRTWAGTVQNEWLEGNPELLRELPPTLQTFKFDTETSDRLKQLGIALNAIAGIH
- the rnt gene encoding ribonuclease T, which codes for MDISSLPLGKRFRGYLPVIIDIETAGFNPKKNALLEIAAVIVEFNAEGDLEITERYSTHVIPFKNAELDESALKFNGIDPYHPFRMAIDEDEALHMIFRPIRQAVKRNLCTRAILVGHNPAFDLSFLNAAIQRTQNKRSPFHPFSTFDTATLGGLAYQETVLAKIAKAAGLEWDNEKAHSALYDAEMTAALFCKIVNRWKQLETAAGKL